The stretch of DNA CCGTAGTCAAGAGGGAAACAGCCCAGACCACCAGCTAAGGTCCCAAAGTATACGTTAAGTGGAAAAGGATGTGGAGTTGCTTAGACAACCAGGATGTTGGCTTAGAAGCAGCCACCATTTAAAGAGTGCGTAATAGCTCACTGGTCGAGTGACTCTGCGCCGAAAATGTACCGGGGCTAAACGTATCACCGAAGCTGTGGATTGACATCTACGATGTCAGTGGTAGGAGAGCGTTCTAAGGGCGTTGAAGCTAGACCGTAAGGACTGGTGGAGCGCTTAGAAGTGAGAATGCCGGTATGAGTAGCGAAAGATGGGTGAGAATCCCATCCACCGAATGCCTAAGGTTTCCTGAGGAAGGCTCGTCCGCTCAGGGTTAGTCGGGACCTAAGCCGAGGCTGAAAAGCGTAGGCGATGGACAACAGGTTGATATTCCTGTACCACCTCTTTACCGTTTGAGCAATGGGGGGACGCAGGAGGATAGGGTAAGCGCGCTGCTGGAATAGCGCGTCCAAGCAGTTAGGCTGCAAGCGAGGCAAATCCCGCTTGCATAAAGGCTGAGCTGTGACGGCGAGGGAAATAAAGTACCGAAGTTCCTGAATCCACACTGCCAAGAAAAGCCTCTAGCGAGGGAAAAGGTGCCCGTACCGCAAACCGACACAGGTAGGCGAGGAGAGAATCCTAAGGTGAGCGAGAGAACTCTCGTTAAGGAACTCGGCAAAATCACCCCGTAACTTCGGGAGAAGGGGTGCTCATTTGGGTGAATAGCCCGGATGAGCCGCAGTGAATAGGCCCAGGCGACTGTTTAGCAAAAACACAGGTCTCTGCGAAGCCGTAAGGCGAAGTATAGGGGCTGACGCCTGCCCGGTGCTGGAAGGTTAAGAGGAGGGGTTAGCGCAAGCGAAGCTCTGAATTGAAGCCCCAGTAAACGGCGGCCGTAACTATAACGGTCCTAAGGTAGCGAAATTCCTTGTCGGGTAAGTTCCGACCCGCACGAAAGGCGTAACGATCTGGGCACTGTCTCAACGAGAGACTCGGTGAAATTATAGTACCTGTGAAGATGCAGGTTACCCGCGACAGGACGGAAAGACCCCGTGGAGCTTTACTGTAGCCTGATATTGAATTTCGGTACAGCTTGTACAGGATAGGTAGGAGCCTTGGAAGCCGGAGCGCTAGCTTCGGTGGAGGCATCGGTGGGATACTACCCTGGCTGTATTGAAATTCTAACCCGCACCCCTGATCGGGGTGGGAGACAGTGTCAGGTGGGCAGTTTGACTGGGGCGGTCGCCTCCTAAAAAGTAACGGAGGCGCCCAAAGGTTCCCTCAGAATGGTTGGAAATCATTCGAAGAGTGTAAAGGCATAAGGGAGCTTGACTGCGAGACCTACAAGTCGAGCAGGGACGAAAGTCGGGCTTAGTGATCCGGTGGTTCCGCATGGAAGGGCCATCGCTCAACGGATAAAAGCTACCCCGGGGATAACAGGCTTATCTCCCCCAAGAGTCCACATCGACGGGGAGGTTTGGCACCTCGATGTCGGCTCATCGCATCCTGGGGCTGTAGTCGGTCCCAAGGGTTGGGCTGTTCGCCCATTAAAGCGGTACGCGAGCTGGGTTCAGAACGTCGTGAGACAGTTCGGTCCCTATCCGTCGTGGGCGCAGGAAATTTGAGAGGAGCTGTCCTTAGTACGAGAGGACCGGGATGGACGCACCGCTGGTGTACCAGTTGTTCTGCCAAGAGCATCGCTGGGTAGCTATGTGCGGAAGGGATAAGTGCTGAAAGCATCTAAGCATGAAGCCCCCCTCGAGATGAGATTTCCCATAGCGTCAAGCTAGTAAGACCCCTGAAAGATGATCAGGTTGATAGGTTTGAGGTGGAAGCGTGGTGACACGTGGAGCTGACAAATACTAATCGGTCGAGGACTTAACCAAATTGATTACTCGAATTCTTCTTCTGCATTATCTAGTTTTGAGGGAACAAACCTCAATTTTATACAGTTTGGTGGCGATAGCGAGAAGGTCACACCCGTTCCCATCCCGAACACGGAAGTTAAGCTTCTCAGCGCCAATGGTAGTTAGGGGCTGTCCCCTTGTGAGAGTAGGACGTCGCCAAGCGAAATGAAGAACAGCTAAATAAAGCTGTTCTTTTTTATTTATGTTCGAAGAACATTTGAAAATTTGTATAAAAATGAGAAGATATTTAGAAAGCAAACCCCGAGGGTTTGAAGAAGCAAGGAGATCAAGGAAGCAAGGGAGTGACGCCCGGAATGTGCGATGCACATGAGGACGGAACGAGCGCAGCTGACGCAGAGATCCGCAGCTTATTCAAAGCCGAGGCTGAATACGGAAGTTAAGCTTCTGCGCCAATGGTAGTTAGGGGCTGTCCCCTTGTGAGAGTAGGACGTCGCCAAGCGAAATGAAGAACAGCTAAATAAAGCTGTTCTTTTTTATTTATGTTCGAAGAACATTTGAAAATTTGTATAAAAATGAGAAGATATTTAGAAAGCAAACCCCGAGGGTTTGAAGAAGCAAGGAGATCAAGGAAGCAAGGGAGTGACGCCCGGAATGTGCGATGCACATGAGGACGGAACGAGCGCAGCCGACGCAGAGATTCTAAAGCTTGCTCAATAGGAAAGAACTCAACTTCTAAACTTATAGAAAAGGGCCCTTCTCACCTTGAGAAGGGCTTAATTGTAATGATTCAGTTATTTATGTGTGCCATCCGGGAAATTTTTGTTCCAGTATTTATCCCCTTTGTGCTCAAAGTCTTGAGCAGTACGCTCCAAGACATCAAGCATCCATCGTTTAGTTTCTTGTATCATATCGTAGAATACTTTTTCTTCAACTCCAGATGTTTTTATTCCAGCCAATGCGTTCGATGCGATTAGACGTCGATGCTCGTCTGTTTTTATGTCGTATTCATCAAAAACATGTTTTACGAAAATTGCTATGTCCTTGTATTCCTTCGTTAATCTTTGTTCAATGTCAGCTAATCTTTTATCCATTTGCTTCCCCCTAAGATGTATTGATTGGAAGTTTTTTATAATATTCCCCAAAATGTTTCTGAAAACTCAATATCAATTAAATCGCTTGTTTAAATAATGTTCTAATAGTTCTTCTATTTTGTTTCGAAATCATAAATGCACTCCAAGCATTAAAAACAATTGGAACAAGATCTTTCCTTACACTCCGATAAATAGGTCATTATTTTTTGTACAGCTTAATAATAGAAGTAAAATAATTATGAATAAGGGTAGATTAGCAGAGGACTTGCATTGTTAGAAAATAGCTTTATAATGGGTATCATTATTCTTGTGATTAAATTTGTTTGTAAAAATTTTATCACTAATGAGCCGAAAACCATTAATGGTAGCTTCTGGGTAAAATCAGTTTAGAAAGGGAAGTTATATTCATGAGTAATGGAAAAAAGAAGATGATTTTTGAAGTAGAGGAAAATGAAACAATTGATATGTGTCTAGATAGAATAAAAAAAGCAGGTTATGTACCTGTGAGAAGAACGGAAAAGCCAATTTTTGAGGAGAAAAAAACGGGCGGTACAGTTTCCTATGAACCAGTAGGACGCCAGATTCTCTTTGAAGCGAAAGCGATAGAATAACAAAACACGAACAATTAATAATTGCTAATTTTTATTGTTCGATTTTAGGTTGACATGACTGCAGATAAGTTGTTAATATGTGAATATAAGTTATAAATTAAAGAAATTACCCCCTCGTATAATAATGGGAATATGGCCCATAAGTTTCTACCTGATGACCGTAAATTGTCGGACTATGAGGGAAAGTAGATATGCCTGGCGTAAATAGGAATTCATCCTGTTCTATTAAGGTGTGTTCCCTATGTGCTTGATAGCCCAGTCAGATTGCTTTCTCTCCATGTAGAAAGAATCTGTCTGGGCTTTTTTATTGAAAATGATGAGAAAAATCAACATCTGGAGGAGAAAGATGAAAGCACAGGTAGCAGTAATCATGGGAAGCAAATCTGATTGGGAAACAATGAAGCATGCTTGCGCAATTCTTGACGAGCTTGAAATTTCATATGAAAAGAAGGTTGTTTCAGCTCATCGCACTCCAGATCTCATGTTTGAATATGCAGAAAACGCAAGGGAAAAAGGCATTAAGGTGATTATTGCCGGAGCTGGAGGAGCAGCTCATCTTCCAGGAATGGTTGCTGCAAAAACAACACTTCCGGTTATTGGAGTACCTGTCCAATCAAAGGCATTAAACGGGCTTGACTCACTCCTATCAATCGTGCAAATGCCAGGAGGAGTACCTGTAGCAACCGTTGCAATTGGAAAGGCAGGCGCAGTCAATGCGGGCCTTCTTGCTGCACAAATATTAGGTGCATTTGATTTAAAGATTGCAGATCGTCTAGAACAAAAAAGAGAAAAGACTAAACAAGAAGTTTTAGAAAGTAGTGATGAGCTTGTCTAATAAAGTCATCTTGCCAGGACAAACCATTGGAATTATAGGCGGAGGCCAATTAGGGAGAATGATGGCCATTGCTGCAAAAGCACAGGGCTTTAGAATTGCAGTGCTGGACCCGACAGAGGACTCACCTTGTGGACAAGTAGCGGATAATAAAATCATTGGTGAATATGACAATATCGATTCAATCAAACAATTGGCAAAAGTAAGTGATGTCATTACCTATGAATTTGAAAATATTAATGCTCAAGCCTTGGAGTGGCTATGTGCAAACACATATGTTCCTCAAGGATCTAAATTACTTCAAGTTACTCAGGATCGAAAAACGGAAAAGGCAGCTATTCAAGAGGCTGGTGCCGAGGTTGCTCCGTATGCCGTAATCGAAACGGCAGAAGAGATTTATGTTAATATAGAAAAGCTTGGACTTCCAGCGGTATTAAAGACTTCTAGAGGCGGATATGATGGAAAAGGACAAGTTGTCATAAAAAATAAGCAGGATATAAATGAAGCAGCAAAACTACTTGATCATGGAGTCTGTGTCCTTGAAAAATGGATTCCATTTGAAAAGGAAATCTCCGTAATCATTTGCCGCAGTGTCTCAGGTGAAACTGCCGTGTTGCCTGTTGGTGAAAACATTCATAAGGAGAATATCCTGCACCAGACAATTGTTCCTGCGAGAATCTCAAAGAATGCAGAGGAAAAAGCGATTCATGCAGCAGAACAGCTTGCAGAAGCTCTTGATCTTGTAGGAACTTTGGCAGTTGAAATGTTCCTTACAACAGATGAGCATATTTACATTAATGAGCTTGCACCTCGGCCACATAATTCGGGACATTATTCCATTGAG from Cytobacillus dafuensis encodes:
- a CDS encoding NETI motif-containing protein; translation: MSNGKKKMIFEVEENETIDMCLDRIKKAGYVPVRRTEKPIFEEKKTGGTVSYEPVGRQILFEAKAIE
- the purK gene encoding 5-(carboxyamino)imidazole ribonucleotide synthase, which codes for MSLSNKVILPGQTIGIIGGGQLGRMMAIAAKAQGFRIAVLDPTEDSPCGQVADNKIIGEYDNIDSIKQLAKVSDVITYEFENINAQALEWLCANTYVPQGSKLLQVTQDRKTEKAAIQEAGAEVAPYAVIETAEEIYVNIEKLGLPAVLKTSRGGYDGKGQVVIKNKQDINEAAKLLDHGVCVLEKWIPFEKEISVIICRSVSGETAVLPVGENIHKENILHQTIVPARISKNAEEKAIHAAEQLAEALDLVGTLAVEMFLTTDEHIYINELAPRPHNSGHYSIEACETSQFEQHIRAICNWPLGKTGLLKPAVMVNILGEHVDPLMKELPLLNDWKIHLYGKKEAKYKRKMGHVTLLRDSIEEALSEINKSDIWSNVIEKIGG
- the purE gene encoding 5-(carboxyamino)imidazole ribonucleotide mutase; translation: MKAQVAVIMGSKSDWETMKHACAILDELEISYEKKVVSAHRTPDLMFEYAENAREKGIKVIIAGAGGAAHLPGMVAAKTTLPVIGVPVQSKALNGLDSLLSIVQMPGGVPVATVAIGKAGAVNAGLLAAQILGAFDLKIADRLEQKREKTKQEVLESSDELV